ATCGTCTGGAAGCTGCCAATCTATTAAGTTCCTCTTTCAGGGGAAATAAAAAATATTTTCAGGCCAACGACGAACACCCCCTCTACCAGGAAATCAACAGCATTTTAAAAAAAACAGTGGGTCTTGATAAAATTATAGAGAAAGTAACCTCAAACATTGGCAACCTTCAAAAAGCCTATGTAACCGGAGATCTGGCCAAAGGAAAAGATTCTTCTGTAATCGACCTTTTACTGGTTGGCGATTCAATTGACAGCAGTTATGTGGCCGCACTAACCTCAAAAGCAGAAAAACTGATTCACCGGAGGATACGATTTCTTTGCATTCAGGAGCAGGAACGTGATGAGTACCTGAAAAATAGCCCGGCATTATTGCTTTGGAAAAATATATAAGCATTAAATTTAACGCACGCAAAATTAGATTTTATTCACCTACAACCGGATTCAAAATAAAAAACAAAAACAGATGAAAGGCCTGATAAGAATAAGCACACTGGCACTTACCCTTGCAATACTGGCAATGGGTACGCACGCACAGGATGTTCAAAATGTAGACGTAAAAACCTTACCGCAGTCGGATATCAAAAAAGCACAGCAAGCTATGCAGGATGCCGGTTTATCTGTAGACCAGGCCGCCGAAATAGCCCGGCAAAAAGGTGCTACTGAACAACAAATTCGCGATTTCGAGAACAGGATAAACGACGGCAATACCTCCGGCGCCGAACAAATTATCAGCGACCCGGTGGAAGAAGCCAACGAAATGGTGGAGGACCAGCAGGATGTGGAGAAATCTACCCGTCAGGCCGGTTTCGACACCCGCGGAAGAATATTTGGGTCCTATTTGTTCAACAGTAAGAACCTGACTTTTGAACCCTCCACAGCGATACAAACGCCAAAGACCTACGAAATTGGCATTGGCGATCAGCTGCTGATTAATATTTGGGGAAATTCGCAAAAT
Above is a genomic segment from uncultured Draconibacterium sp. containing:
- a CDS encoding ArsR family transcriptional regulator, coding for MLKFFLNKETTSYLRNLENEFGESSNAIRVELNRLEAANLLSSSFRGNKKYFQANDEHPLYQEINSILKKTVGLDKIIEKVTSNIGNLQKAYVTGDLAKGKDSSVIDLLLVGDSIDSSYVAALTSKAEKLIHRRIRFLCIQEQERDEYLKNSPALLLWKNI